In the Aneurinibacillus soli genome, one interval contains:
- a CDS encoding long-chain-fatty-acid--CoA ligase gives MHVPFLLHDFLKRAVYHYPEKTAVIDGERRFTYTEIQKRVNRLSNAMRERGIRKGDRIAVLSPNRLEMYETFYAAFQIGAVVVPFNTRLVPADYDYIVNHSGAVMFMVDAELAPLIEPVLENLSNVQTYVTLPVDGFETNADWLSYDAMIESASEAAVYEEMEETDMATILYTSGTTGRPKGVIQTHRSLYNNALNTIIHLRAEDDDVLLHTLPMFHVNGWGTPFSFTGMGATHVMLRKIDPALITRLIVEEGITVACMAPTVLNMIFNDPSIRQATIKQPVRVVLAGSAPPPSFVKAVENELGWTFVQVYGMTEVAPFLTVSHIKKAIRDENDMDRIHRLKAKAGMSMLMMEVRVVNEDGEDIEPNGEEVGEVICRSNSVMDGYWLQPEETARAIVNGWYHTGDMATLDENGYIDIVDRKKDIIISGGENISSIEIEGTLYEHPAVLEAAIIAIPHEKWGEVPHAVCVLRGGQTATEQDIISFCRERMAHFKCPKSVQFVAELPKTASGKIQKVVLREPFWENGRRIN, from the coding sequence ATGCACGTACCATTTTTGTTGCACGATTTCTTAAAAAGAGCTGTATACCATTATCCAGAGAAAACAGCCGTAATTGATGGCGAACGCCGCTTCACCTACACTGAAATCCAGAAGCGTGTAAACCGACTATCCAATGCAATGCGCGAACGCGGCATCCGCAAAGGGGACCGTATCGCTGTTTTATCACCGAACCGCCTGGAAATGTATGAAACGTTTTATGCTGCATTTCAGATCGGAGCGGTTGTTGTTCCATTTAATACTCGTCTCGTTCCGGCAGATTATGATTATATCGTAAACCATTCCGGTGCGGTGATGTTTATGGTAGATGCAGAACTGGCTCCTCTTATCGAACCGGTTCTTGAAAACCTTTCTAACGTTCAAACGTATGTGACACTTCCGGTTGACGGATTTGAAACCAATGCGGACTGGCTCTCTTATGATGCCATGATTGAGAGCGCTTCCGAAGCGGCCGTATATGAAGAGATGGAAGAAACCGATATGGCGACTATCCTGTATACAAGCGGTACAACAGGCCGTCCGAAAGGCGTTATCCAAACACACCGTAGCTTGTACAACAACGCCCTAAATACAATCATCCATCTACGTGCAGAAGATGATGATGTGCTACTGCACACGCTTCCGATGTTCCACGTAAATGGCTGGGGCACTCCATTCTCGTTTACCGGCATGGGCGCAACACATGTTATGCTGCGCAAGATTGATCCAGCACTTATTACCCGCCTGATCGTAGAGGAAGGCATAACGGTAGCTTGCATGGCTCCAACTGTGCTAAACATGATCTTTAATGATCCTTCGATCAGACAAGCAACGATCAAACAGCCGGTCCGTGTCGTACTTGCTGGCTCCGCTCCGCCTCCATCTTTCGTAAAAGCAGTGGAAAACGAGCTGGGCTGGACATTCGTTCAAGTATATGGCATGACAGAAGTCGCTCCATTCTTGACCGTATCCCACATCAAAAAAGCGATTCGCGATGAAAATGACATGGATCGCATTCACCGTCTCAAAGCAAAAGCGGGCATGAGTATGCTGATGATGGAAGTTCGTGTTGTAAATGAAGATGGAGAAGATATTGAGCCGAATGGCGAAGAAGTAGGGGAAGTTATTTGTCGCTCTAATTCCGTTATGGACGGCTACTGGCTGCAACCAGAAGAAACAGCACGCGCTATCGTCAATGGCTGGTATCATACCGGAGATATGGCAACGCTTGATGAGAACGGCTATATCGACATTGTAGACCGCAAAAAAGACATTATTATTAGCGGTGGCGAAAACATCTCTTCTATTGAAATAGAGGGTACTTTGTACGAGCATCCGGCTGTTCTTGAAGCGGCGATCATCGCCATTCCGCATGAGAAGTGGGGCGAAGTGCCGCATGCAGTATGCGTATTGCGTGGGGGACAAACTGCTACGGAGCAAGACATTATTTCTTTCTGCCGTGAGCGTATGGCTCACTTCAAATGCCCGAAATCCGTTCAGTTCGTTGCGGAACTTCCGAAGACAGCATCCGGAAAAATACAAAAAGTTGTACTGCGCGAACCATTCTGGGAGAACGGTCGCCGCATAAACTAG